The following proteins come from a genomic window of Verrucomicrobiia bacterium:
- a CDS encoding ApaG domain, translated as MATPKELPGLRVTVDKVVYTQHPSAPPDRPHCFVYFVTIHNDSERVVTIQRRKWVIKDDTNDMVIVEGDGVVGQTPTIIPGDEFSYNSFHLMAGRHAVAEGAYLGQDEEGNAVVVKIPKFEMQVPKIKGGDEGKMWA; from the coding sequence ATGGCTACGCCTAAAGAATTGCCGGGATTGAGGGTCACTGTGGACAAGGTGGTTTATACGCAGCATCCATCAGCGCCGCCGGATAGGCCACATTGTTTTGTCTATTTCGTCACCATCCATAATGACAGCGAGCGCGTGGTGACGATCCAGCGTCGCAAGTGGGTGATCAAGGATGACACGAACGATATGGTGATCGTGGAAGGAGATGGCGTGGTGGGGCAGACGCCGACGATCATTCCAGGGGATGAATTTTCTTATAACAGTTTTCACCTGATGGCGGGGCGACATGCCGTGGCCGAGGGGGCGTATCTGGGGCAGGATGAAGAGGGGAATGCAGTGGTGGTGAAGATACCGAAGTTTGAGATGCAGGTGCCGAAGATCAAGGGTGGGGACGAGGGGAAGATGTGGGCTTGA
- the infA gene encoding translation initiation factor IF-1, which yields MPKEEPIEIEGTVTQVLPGTMFRVALQTGHEVLAHISGKMRKNFIRISVGDKVNVEMSPYDLSKARITFRHR from the coding sequence ATGCCAAAAGAAGAGCCCATTGAAATCGAAGGCACGGTCACCCAGGTGTTACCGGGAACCATGTTTCGCGTCGCACTCCAGACTGGCCACGAGGTCCTCGCCCACATCTCCGGCAAGATGCGCAAGAACTTCATCCGCATCAGCGTCGGCGATAAAGTGAACGTCGAGATGTCCCCCTACGACCTCAGCAAAGCCCGCATCACCTTCCGCCACCGTTAA
- the lhgO gene encoding L-2-hydroxyglutarate oxidase, producing the protein MSELADIIVVGGGLVGLGTALRLCEANPGKRVRVLEKEAGVGRHQSTHNSGVLHCGLYYKPGSIKARMAVNGIREMTAFCQQHGIKHEICGKLVVATDAAEVERLKELESRGTKNGLEGLRWLSAEEMREIEPNVAGLAALRVPQEGIVDYAGVCAAMVKEISRHGGQVVTGAKVEALQFHHGEWVALTAAGTFRSKFLVNCAGLHSDRVCELAGAEREVRIVPFRGEYFQLRKDREHLVKHLIYPVPDPKFPFLGVHFTRMIHGGVEAGPNAVLAFSREGYRKQDINVEDLADALTFGGLWKFMAQYPSMCWDEIQRSFSKQLFCESLQRLVPAVQVDDLEPGGAGVRAQAMADDGTLVQDFSLVCKNQAVHVLNAPSPGATASLAIGGEIANLVANGYPR; encoded by the coding sequence ATGAGTGAATTAGCGGACATCATTGTGGTGGGTGGCGGCTTGGTGGGCCTGGGCACTGCTTTGCGGTTGTGCGAGGCGAATCCGGGGAAGCGCGTGCGTGTCTTGGAGAAGGAGGCGGGCGTGGGGCGGCATCAGAGCACGCATAATAGCGGGGTGTTGCATTGCGGGCTGTATTACAAGCCGGGCTCGATCAAGGCGCGCATGGCGGTGAATGGCATCCGCGAGATGACGGCGTTCTGCCAGCAGCACGGTATCAAGCATGAGATCTGCGGGAAGTTGGTGGTGGCGACGGATGCGGCGGAGGTGGAGCGGTTGAAGGAATTGGAGAGTCGCGGCACGAAGAACGGACTCGAAGGGTTGCGCTGGTTGAGCGCGGAGGAGATGCGGGAGATCGAGCCGAACGTGGCGGGTCTCGCGGCCTTGCGCGTGCCGCAAGAAGGTATCGTGGATTACGCCGGTGTGTGCGCGGCGATGGTGAAAGAGATTTCACGTCACGGTGGGCAAGTGGTGACGGGGGCGAAGGTGGAGGCGTTGCAGTTTCATCACGGTGAGTGGGTGGCGTTGACGGCAGCGGGGACGTTCCGGAGCAAGTTCCTGGTGAATTGCGCGGGGCTGCATTCAGATCGCGTATGCGAGCTGGCGGGCGCGGAGCGGGAGGTGCGGATCGTGCCGTTCCGCGGGGAGTATTTTCAACTGCGGAAGGACCGGGAGCATCTGGTGAAGCATTTGATCTATCCGGTGCCGGACCCGAAGTTTCCCTTCCTCGGGGTGCATTTCACGCGGATGATCCATGGTGGCGTGGAAGCGGGGCCGAATGCGGTGCTGGCCTTCTCCCGCGAGGGGTATCGGAAACAAGATATCAATGTGGAAGACTTGGCGGATGCGCTGACATTTGGCGGTTTGTGGAAGTTCATGGCGCAGTATCCGAGCATGTGTTGGGATGAGATACAGCGCTCTTTCAGCAAGCAATTGTTCTGCGAATCGTTGCAGCGATTGGTGCCTGCGGTGCAAGTGGATGACTTGGAGCCGGGCGGAGCCGGGGTGCGAGCGCAGGCGATGGCGGATGATGGCACGCTCGTCCAAGATTTCTCGCTGGTGTGTAAAAATCAGGCAGTTCACGTGCTGAATGCGCCGAGTCCGGGGGCGACGGCGTCTCTGGCAATCGGCGGGGAGATTGCAAATCTGGTTGCCAATGGCTACCCGCGCTAG
- a CDS encoding NAD(P)-dependent oxidoreductase, which produces MKILITGGAGYLGSIIVPTLLAQGHEVTVVDNFYFGQNSLLDCCHYDTFKVVRGDAREESVIKPLVAKADVIIPLAALVGVPLCNTDQIATMSTNQTAVEMICKLASKEQWVIMPVTNSGYGIGEKGKHCTEDSPLRPLSTYGVTKVKAEEAVLSRENSISFRLATVFGAAPRMRLDLLVNDFVYRAVHDRAVVIFEGHFKRNYIHIRDVAKAFTHGLANFESMKGKAYNVGLDDANLSKLELCAVIQKHLPKFVYIEAPIGEDPDKRDYIVSNARIAATGYKPDWDLDRGIVELMKTYTIIRNTIYSNV; this is translated from the coding sequence ATGAAGATTCTTATCACGGGCGGTGCCGGTTATCTCGGTTCGATCATTGTGCCGACACTTTTGGCGCAGGGGCATGAGGTGACGGTGGTGGATAATTTTTACTTCGGGCAGAACAGTCTCTTGGATTGCTGCCACTACGATACGTTCAAGGTGGTGCGCGGTGATGCGCGCGAGGAATCGGTAATCAAGCCGCTGGTGGCGAAGGCCGATGTGATCATTCCGTTGGCCGCACTCGTGGGTGTGCCGCTGTGCAATACGGACCAGATCGCGACGATGTCAACGAACCAGACCGCGGTGGAGATGATCTGCAAGCTGGCGAGCAAGGAGCAATGGGTGATCATGCCGGTGACGAACAGCGGTTACGGCATCGGCGAGAAGGGCAAGCATTGCACGGAAGATTCTCCGCTGCGCCCGCTCTCCACGTATGGCGTGACGAAGGTGAAGGCGGAAGAAGCCGTCCTCAGCCGCGAGAACAGCATCAGCTTCCGTCTGGCGACGGTGTTCGGTGCCGCGCCGCGTATGCGTCTCGATCTGCTGGTGAATGATTTCGTGTATCGCGCAGTGCATGATCGCGCGGTGGTGATCTTCGAGGGTCACTTCAAGCGTAACTACATCCACATCCGCGACGTGGCGAAAGCGTTCACGCATGGTCTGGCGAATTTTGAATCGATGAAGGGCAAGGCTTACAACGTCGGTCTGGATGATGCGAATCTTTCCAAGCTGGAGCTGTGCGCGGTGATCCAGAAGCATTTGCCGAAGTTCGTGTATATCGAAGCACCGATCGGTGAGGACCCGGACAAGCGCGATTACATCGTGTCGAACGCACGCATCGCGGCGACGGGTTACAAGCCGGACTGGGACTTGGATCGCGGCATCGTGGAATTGATGAAGACTTACACCATCATCCGGAACACGATCTACTCGAACGTGTAA
- a CDS encoding sugar phosphate nucleotidyltransferase gives MGLQASEIAAVVLAGGFGTRIRHLLADLPKPMAPVADKPFVEWVVRYLKRQGITRIGLSTGYLGDTIEAHFATQPVSGVETKCVRETDPLGTAGGFWQTAQGTGWTPKAWLVLNGDSLALAELAPLWSAVGEGDAGGLLGLQMDDAARYGTLKVNEAKQLVSFEEKRPGAGLINAGVYLLRHEVLAGFPAQRPLSFERDVFGGLLKESKSLRVVEAECEFLDIGTPETLPQATEFVRANERWFA, from the coding sequence GTGGGGTTGCAAGCATCAGAGATCGCGGCGGTGGTTCTGGCGGGGGGATTTGGCACGCGCATCCGGCATTTGCTGGCGGACCTGCCGAAGCCGATGGCGCCGGTGGCGGACAAGCCCTTCGTGGAATGGGTGGTCCGCTACTTGAAACGGCAAGGCATCACGCGCATCGGCCTCTCGACGGGCTATCTGGGTGATACGATCGAAGCGCATTTCGCGACGCAGCCGGTGAGCGGTGTGGAAACGAAATGCGTGCGGGAAACCGATCCGCTGGGAACCGCGGGCGGTTTCTGGCAAACGGCGCAAGGAACCGGTTGGACGCCCAAAGCGTGGCTGGTGCTGAATGGAGATTCGCTCGCGCTGGCGGAGTTGGCTCCACTGTGGAGTGCGGTGGGTGAAGGCGATGCGGGAGGTTTGCTCGGCCTACAAATGGACGATGCGGCGCGTTATGGCACGCTCAAGGTGAACGAGGCCAAACAACTCGTGAGCTTTGAAGAGAAGCGACCGGGCGCGGGCTTGATCAATGCGGGTGTGTATCTCCTGCGGCATGAAGTGCTGGCGGGTTTTCCGGCGCAACGGCCGTTGAGCTTCGAGCGCGATGTGTTTGGGGGCTTGTTGAAAGAGAGCAAGAGCTTGCGGGTGGTGGAGGCGGAGTGTGAGTTCTTGGATATTGGCACTCCCGAGACATTGCCGCAGGCGACGGAGTTTGTGCGCGCGAATGAGAGGTGGTTCGCATGA
- a CDS encoding NUDIX domain-containing protein — MSTPSLPPWSLSAHSGAMITLADGMFAPRPLSAITRQRFGVGVIVEDMQGRILLEQRRDCGLWGLCGGALDLGESFEAAAVREVKEETGLDVEVIRLQGVYSGPQYRIVYFADNGDVTQKLDVVLIARIKGGSLVKSHESETLEFYTRETLPAWEQMVPPVWEPLKDYLANKTGVIA; from the coding sequence ATGAGCACCCCGAGCTTGCCACCATGGTCGTTATCCGCGCACTCTGGGGCCATGATCACCTTGGCCGATGGCATGTTCGCGCCGCGTCCGCTGAGCGCCATCACGCGGCAGCGGTTTGGTGTGGGTGTGATTGTCGAAGATATGCAAGGTCGTATTCTACTGGAGCAACGGCGTGATTGCGGGCTGTGGGGTTTGTGCGGTGGGGCGTTGGATTTGGGCGAATCTTTTGAAGCGGCGGCTGTGCGTGAGGTGAAGGAAGAGACGGGCTTGGATGTCGAAGTCATCCGCTTGCAAGGCGTCTATTCCGGGCCGCAATATCGCATCGTGTATTTCGCGGATAATGGCGATGTGACGCAGAAGCTGGATGTGGTTTTGATCGCGCGCATCAAGGGTGGTAGCTTGGTGAAAAGCCATGAGAGCGAGACGCTTGAATTTTATACGCGCGAGACTTTGCCAGCTTGGGAACAAATGGTGCCGCCTGTCTGGGAGCCGTTGAAAGATTATCTCGCGAACAAAACTGGAGTGATTGCCTAG
- a CDS encoding kinase, with amino-acid sequence MIISRTPFRISFFGGGTDYPLWYREHGGAVLGATINKYCYLTVRYLPPFFEHRIRVVYSKIEDCKTIDEIVHPSARETLRFLELHRGVEIHHDGDLPGRSGMGSSSAFTVGLLHALYALKGRMVGKKQLAEESIRIEQEILKETVGSQDQVAAAYGGFNQITFNRNDEFSVKPVTLATERLVELNKHLLLFYTGIKRTASSVASSYVTDMGKKTAVLHRMREMVDESAGILSGKGDLDPFGHLLHEAWQAKRSLGDKISNDRVDQLYVEAREAGALGGKLLGAGGGGFLLLFAPPETHAKIREKLCRLIHVPFEFEFSGSQIIFFDPQEDFSEQEKHRSSQQIDAFEELT; translated from the coding sequence ATGATCATCAGCCGCACACCATTTCGTATCTCGTTCTTCGGCGGGGGCACGGATTATCCGCTGTGGTATCGCGAGCATGGCGGCGCGGTTTTGGGCGCTACGATCAACAAGTATTGCTACCTGACGGTGCGCTATCTGCCGCCGTTCTTCGAGCACCGCATCCGCGTGGTGTATTCGAAGATTGAAGACTGCAAGACGATTGATGAGATCGTGCATCCTTCGGCGCGTGAGACGTTACGTTTTCTGGAACTGCATCGCGGAGTGGAAATCCACCATGATGGTGATTTGCCGGGGCGCAGCGGTATGGGCTCCAGTTCGGCGTTCACGGTGGGATTGTTGCACGCGTTGTATGCTTTGAAGGGTAGAATGGTCGGCAAGAAACAACTCGCCGAAGAGAGCATTAGAATCGAGCAAGAGATCTTGAAGGAGACGGTGGGTTCGCAAGACCAAGTGGCGGCGGCTTACGGTGGGTTCAATCAGATCACATTCAATCGCAATGACGAGTTCTCGGTGAAGCCGGTGACCTTGGCGACGGAGCGGTTGGTGGAGTTGAACAAGCATCTGCTGCTCTTCTACACGGGTATCAAACGCACGGCCTCGAGCGTGGCGTCGTCCTATGTGACGGACATGGGGAAGAAAACGGCGGTGCTGCATCGCATGCGTGAGATGGTGGATGAGAGCGCGGGGATCTTAAGCGGGAAAGGGGACTTGGACCCGTTCGGCCATCTGCTTCATGAAGCGTGGCAGGCGAAACGGAGCTTGGGCGATAAGATATCCAATGACCGCGTGGACCAGCTTTATGTGGAAGCGCGGGAAGCGGGGGCTTTGGGCGGCAAGCTTTTGGGCGCAGGCGGGGGTGGTTTCCTGCTGCTCTTCGCGCCGCCGGAGACGCATGCGAAGATCCGGGAGAAGCTGTGCCGGCTCATCCATGTGCCGTTCGAGTTCGAGTTCTCGGGCAGCCAGATCATTTTCTTCGATCCGCAGGAAGATTTCTCAGAGCAGGAGAAGCATCGCTCGAGCCAGCAGATTGATGCGTTCGAGGAATTGACCTAA
- a CDS encoding thiamine pyrophosphate-dependent enzyme encodes MITKLTAEELVQFETEIANTFNQGKIRAPIHLYSGNEEKMIEIFRDVKADDWVMCSWRSHYQCLLKGVPPEKVRAEILAGHSITLCFPEQRIVSSAIVGGIVPIAVGIAMGIKRQGGTNMVHCFMGEMTAETGIAHESVKYAINHELPIRFIVEDNGKSVCTDTREAWNQKVLSYETPTHPSIISYKYQTKYPHAGAGVRVQF; translated from the coding sequence ATGATTACGAAGCTGACGGCTGAAGAATTGGTCCAGTTTGAGACTGAGATCGCGAATACCTTCAATCAAGGTAAGATACGCGCTCCCATCCACTTATACTCGGGTAACGAGGAGAAAATGATCGAGATTTTCCGCGATGTGAAAGCGGACGATTGGGTCATGTGCTCTTGGCGCAGTCATTACCAATGTCTTCTCAAAGGCGTGCCGCCAGAGAAAGTGCGGGCGGAGATTCTCGCCGGTCACTCCATCACCTTGTGCTTCCCGGAGCAGCGTATCGTGTCCTCAGCCATCGTGGGTGGCATTGTGCCAATCGCGGTGGGTATCGCCATGGGCATCAAACGGCAGGGCGGCACGAACATGGTCCACTGCTTCATGGGCGAGATGACGGCGGAGACGGGTATCGCGCATGAATCGGTGAAGTATGCGATCAACCACGAATTGCCCATCCGGTTCATCGTGGAAGACAATGGCAAGTCCGTCTGCACGGACACGCGCGAGGCGTGGAACCAGAAGGTGCTGAGCTACGAGACGCCGACGCATCCCTCCATCATCTCTTACAAATATCAAACGAAGTATCCGCATGCCGGTGCAGGTGTCCGCGTGCAATTCTAA
- a CDS encoding DegT/DnrJ/EryC1/StrS family aminotransferase, with the protein MANNIPRSDLDTLIKFLQQDDPILTQSTNVRAFEKEWSEWLGCKYSVFVNSGASANGITMAALRELYGPGEVIVPTLTWVSDIASVLQAGLTPVFVDIDNSHLGMATEEILRKITPNTRAVFLTYVLGYNALNQRLLDELQKRNIPLIEDVCESHGATFKGKKLGSYGFASNFSFYYAHHMSTIEGGMICMDDAKFYEAVRMFRSHGMVREVPSDAVKEEYKAKFPDLNPDFIFAYPAYNMRSTELNAVLGREQLKRLDANNVIRSENLQLFLKGLDSTKYWTEFDCEGSSNYAFTLVIRKADPEFRDRLEKALRAAGVEFRRGTSGGGNQLRQPYLRRIFGDEFEKYPNVNHVHFYGYYIGNYPDLDRSKIAQLCELLNNLK; encoded by the coding sequence ATGGCCAATAACATTCCCCGCAGCGACCTCGACACGCTGATCAAGTTCCTGCAACAGGATGATCCGATCCTGACGCAATCCACGAACGTCCGCGCCTTCGAGAAAGAATGGTCCGAGTGGCTCGGCTGTAAGTACAGCGTGTTCGTGAATTCCGGCGCCTCGGCGAACGGCATCACGATGGCGGCCTTGCGCGAACTCTATGGTCCGGGCGAGGTCATCGTGCCGACGCTCACGTGGGTTTCGGACATCGCGTCTGTATTGCAAGCGGGTCTGACGCCGGTATTCGTGGACATCGATAACAGCCACTTGGGCATGGCCACGGAAGAGATCTTGCGCAAGATCACGCCGAACACGCGTGCGGTGTTCTTGACGTATGTGCTCGGTTACAACGCGCTGAATCAACGCCTGCTCGATGAGTTGCAGAAGCGGAACATCCCACTCATCGAAGACGTCTGTGAATCTCACGGTGCGACGTTCAAGGGCAAGAAGCTGGGCAGCTACGGCTTCGCGTCCAACTTCTCGTTCTACTACGCGCATCACATGAGCACCATTGAAGGTGGCATGATCTGCATGGACGATGCGAAGTTCTATGAGGCAGTTCGCATGTTCCGTTCCCACGGCATGGTGCGCGAGGTGCCTTCGGACGCGGTGAAGGAAGAATATAAGGCGAAGTTCCCGGACCTGAACCCGGACTTCATCTTCGCCTATCCCGCCTACAACATGCGCAGCACGGAGCTGAACGCGGTGCTGGGCCGCGAGCAGCTCAAGCGCTTGGATGCGAACAACGTCATCCGCAGCGAAAACCTGCAACTGTTCCTGAAAGGTTTGGACTCCACGAAGTATTGGACGGAGTTCGATTGCGAAGGCAGCAGCAACTACGCGTTCACACTGGTCATCCGCAAGGCGGATCCGGAATTCCGTGATCGCTTGGAGAAGGCTCTGCGTGCCGCCGGTGTGGAGTTCCGTCGAGGCACTTCGGGTGGTGGCAATCAATTGCGCCAGCCGTATTTGCGCCGCATCTTCGGTGATGAATTTGAGAAGTATCCGAACGTGAACCACGTTCACTTCTACGGTTATTACATCGGCAATTATCCGGACCTTGACCGCAGCAAGATCGCGCAATTGTGCGAGCTACTGAACAATTTGAAGTAA
- a CDS encoding radical SAM protein: protein MNRPLDALFVNADSAATAYQELSKDFSAIEPPTWALLLAQSCRAKGYGVAILDCGAERLSEEASAKRIDEAKARLVCFVVYGQNPNSGTTNMIGATALARKVKQLNPEAITCFVGSHTSALPMEVLSFDCIDLILLNEGVYALHNLLKTDLKTGLDKVKGIGHKTGGIPQLNPPEIVVPHDRMDIDLPGYAWDLLPYKSSPLDLYRAHFWHAEFNHNLRTPFAAMYTSLGCKFKCDFCMINIVNRVDNADGVASANSPNMRFWSPDFILKEFDKLAGYGVETIRLSDEMFFLNKNYYEPLLKGILDRGHKFRMWSYSRIDTVRQQYLDLFQKAGIGWLALGVEAASQVIRSEVSKGSFQEVNIREVCKTIRGSGINIISNYIYGFPDDTIATMQQTLDLALELNTEMVNMYPCQALPGSPLYYTAKANKWPLPDSYSGYAFLSYDSQPLPTKHCTAAEVLKFRDEAWHKYFAHQPFLDLVQRKFGEQQRKNVEAMASIKLRRKLLGDPAPVKK, encoded by the coding sequence ATGAATCGCCCGCTAGATGCACTGTTCGTCAATGCCGACTCCGCGGCTACAGCCTATCAGGAGTTGAGCAAGGACTTCTCGGCCATCGAACCGCCGACCTGGGCGCTGTTACTCGCGCAGAGCTGCCGGGCAAAGGGCTACGGCGTAGCCATCCTCGATTGCGGCGCGGAGCGCCTGAGCGAAGAAGCGTCGGCCAAGCGCATTGATGAAGCGAAGGCGCGTTTGGTGTGTTTCGTGGTTTACGGGCAGAACCCGAACTCGGGCACGACGAACATGATCGGTGCCACGGCGCTCGCCCGCAAGGTGAAGCAGTTGAACCCGGAGGCGATCACCTGCTTCGTGGGGTCGCATACCAGTGCGTTGCCGATGGAGGTGTTGAGCTTCGATTGCATCGATCTCATCTTGTTGAATGAAGGTGTGTATGCCTTGCACAATTTGTTGAAGACGGACCTGAAGACCGGCTTGGACAAGGTGAAAGGCATCGGCCATAAGACGGGTGGCATCCCGCAGTTGAATCCGCCGGAGATTGTGGTGCCGCATGACCGGATGGATATCGACCTGCCGGGTTACGCGTGGGATCTGCTGCCGTATAAGAGCAGCCCGCTGGACCTGTATCGCGCGCACTTCTGGCACGCGGAGTTCAATCACAATCTGCGCACGCCGTTCGCGGCGATGTACACGTCGCTGGGCTGCAAGTTCAAGTGCGACTTCTGCATGATCAACATCGTGAACCGCGTGGATAACGCGGACGGTGTGGCCTCGGCAAACTCGCCGAACATGCGCTTCTGGTCGCCCGATTTCATTCTGAAGGAATTCGACAAGCTCGCGGGTTACGGCGTGGAGACGATCCGCCTTTCGGACGAGATGTTTTTCCTGAACAAGAATTACTACGAGCCGTTGTTGAAGGGGATTTTGGATCGCGGGCACAAGTTTCGCATGTGGTCTTACTCGCGCATCGATACGGTGCGTCAGCAGTATCTTGACCTGTTCCAGAAGGCAGGTATCGGCTGGCTGGCGCTCGGTGTGGAAGCGGCGAGCCAGGTGATCCGTAGTGAAGTCTCGAAGGGTTCCTTCCAGGAAGTGAATATCCGTGAGGTGTGCAAGACCATCCGTGGCTCAGGCATCAACATCATCTCGAATTACATCTACGGTTTCCCAGATGACACGATCGCGACGATGCAGCAGACGCTTGATCTCGCGCTCGAATTGAACACGGAGATGGTGAACATGTATCCGTGCCAGGCGTTGCCGGGCAGTCCGTTGTATTACACGGCCAAGGCGAACAAGTGGCCGTTGCCAGACTCGTATTCGGGCTACGCGTTCCTCTCGTATGACAGCCAGCCGTTGCCCACGAAGCATTGCACGGCGGCGGAGGTGCTGAAATTCCGCGACGAAGCGTGGCACAAGTATTTCGCACACCAACCTTTCCTCGACCTGGTGCAGCGGAAATTCGGCGAGCAGCAGCGCAAGAACGTGGAAGCCATGGCCAGCATCAAGCTGCGTCGCAAGCTGCTCGGCGATCCTGCTCCGGTGAAGAAGTAA
- a CDS encoding glycosyltransferase, which produces MAKISLILVSHNKPKYVREAIDGVLKQTFQDWEMILVDSGVLLNQGFFKGLNDPRITIIPSGETKEMVKTHNMASWCFNQVINAGRCSGELLFYLCDDDVLYPNAFEVVWNYYIQNNREPQAMYASQDIGVTDAQGVTKIVGQRRADKPAGKFCKGRKLDGQVDYLQFYHTMALLKKVAEAQGNTLYHPEDKRLGHHADGVFMEKLGKLTKVHNIDVIISMNRRTVDSVNIPHSDSFFVKLKHKVRCNYNDLMVKLGL; this is translated from the coding sequence ATGGCCAAGATCAGTCTCATCCTCGTCTCGCACAACAAGCCGAAGTATGTGCGCGAGGCGATTGATGGCGTGCTGAAACAGACGTTTCAGGATTGGGAGATGATTTTGGTGGATAGCGGTGTGCTCTTGAATCAAGGTTTTTTCAAGGGGTTGAATGATCCCCGTATCACCATCATTCCGTCCGGTGAAACGAAGGAGATGGTGAAGACGCACAACATGGCGTCGTGGTGCTTCAATCAGGTCATCAATGCAGGACGTTGCTCGGGAGAGCTGCTCTTCTATCTTTGCGATGATGATGTGCTGTATCCGAACGCCTTCGAGGTGGTTTGGAATTATTACATCCAGAACAATCGCGAACCGCAGGCGATGTATGCGTCACAAGACATCGGTGTGACCGATGCGCAGGGCGTTACGAAAATCGTGGGCCAACGTCGGGCAGATAAACCAGCGGGCAAGTTTTGCAAGGGGCGCAAGCTGGATGGACAGGTGGATTACCTGCAGTTCTATCACACGATGGCCTTACTTAAGAAGGTCGCGGAAGCGCAGGGGAACACGCTCTATCACCCGGAAGACAAGCGGCTGGGACATCACGCGGACGGTGTGTTCATGGAAAAGTTGGGCAAACTCACGAAGGTGCACAACATCGATGTGATCATCAGCATGAACCGCCGCACGGTGGATAGCGTGAACATACCGCACAGCGATTCGTTCTTCGTGAAGCTCAAGCACAAGGTTCGTTGCAATTACAACGACCTGATGGTGAAGCTGGGGCTGTGA
- a CDS encoding class I SAM-dependent methyltransferase, whose amino-acid sequence MFRKILIYGFYAIYFPLSFIWRWFDKMASWRETRFWIDHIPNASFTPATYSSYAGWIVNQGFFCALYSLYLKKPNPKIFDFGCGMGNQAPICHHFIKNGGSFLGVDTDKTSIEAAKATHGDLPNCSFYLTKDQNPYYPQGDTTQKMNDGIDWPIAPKSQDMLISVSVFTHLQQKDAERYMDKVYEVLADDGHAIITFHIVRDYVNENETYNFTHALTPGWFTSNPSCPEKAIGVTTEAHRNLLAGRFEILAHIEGSVTGGKHPYLQDLFVLKKVPGK is encoded by the coding sequence ATGTTCCGCAAAATTCTCATCTACGGTTTCTACGCGATCTATTTCCCTCTCTCTTTCATCTGGCGGTGGTTTGACAAAATGGCCTCCTGGCGCGAGACGCGTTTCTGGATCGACCACATCCCGAATGCGAGCTTTACCCCAGCCACGTACTCCAGCTATGCAGGCTGGATCGTGAACCAAGGTTTCTTCTGCGCGCTCTACAGCCTCTACCTGAAGAAACCGAATCCGAAGATTTTCGACTTCGGCTGCGGCATGGGCAATCAGGCCCCCATCTGCCACCACTTCATCAAGAACGGCGGCAGCTTCCTCGGCGTGGATACGGACAAGACTTCCATCGAAGCCGCCAAAGCGACTCATGGTGATCTGCCAAATTGCAGCTTCTATCTGACGAAAGATCAGAATCCTTATTACCCGCAAGGCGACACGACGCAGAAGATGAATGACGGCATCGACTGGCCGATCGCTCCGAAATCACAGGACATGTTGATCTCTGTCTCCGTGTTCACGCATCTGCAACAGAAGGATGCCGAGCGCTACATGGATAAGGTGTATGAAGTGCTGGCGGATGATGGCCACGCGATCATCACGTTCCACATCGTTCGCGATTACGTGAATGAGAACGAAACGTATAACTTCACGCACGCCCTTACCCCGGGATGGTTCACAAGCAATCCTTCATGCCCTGAAAAGGCCATCGGCGTGACCACAGAGGCACACCGCAATCTGCTGGCGGGGCGCTTTGAAATCCTCGCTCACATCGAAGGTTCCGTGACGGGTGGCAAGCATCCTTATCTGCAAGATCTCTTCGTGCTGAAGAAGGTTCCGGGTAAATAG